The region ACCGTGGCACCTTGAACATCCGTCGCATACAAAGAAACGATCTCGCCCACAGGACGATGGCTCATCGTATCCACTCGAAGGTTCAAAGTTTTTGCATACAGGCGTTCTGCAAACACTCTTTGCATGAACAAGGCTTCCTTCGAACTTAGATAATTGGTCAATTGGCTGAATGTTTGAGAAGAAAGCACACAAACGAATGCGCCTAAGATGAACCACAAAGGGGAGCTTAATTGAATCAAGTGAAGTTTGGTGTGGACTCCGGTGATTTGATCAATGAACTCCTTTTGGAAAAAAGGTCCCAGGATACCGAATAAAGCCGCCAGCAACGAACAGCCCAAAATCAATATGCGGGCATGAAGGCGGGTGAAAACTACTTCTGAAAACAAAGATCTCATAATGCGTCGTCCCTAAACCACCCAGTTAAACTCAGGCCGGGATTGAAGCTCTTTTCTACTTGGTGAGGGAAGAGGTCGCTTCGAAAAAAAATCAACTGACCCAAGCGAGGCTCTACACGAGCAATCATCTCTTCGGGGTTCTCTGGATTGTACAGGCTCAATTCTCCGCCGTGCTCTTTTTGCCAAGCCTCATTGAGATACAGCACGAAAGTGATTTTGCGGTGACTCGCTCCACGGGGGTTATCGATGTGCTTATCGTAACCGGCTTCGGGAGGGTAAAAAGCAAAATGACTTTCCACACGTTTTAATCCCATAAAGAAAAACTGATTCAATTCCTCGCGAATGACATTGAGGCTCTGCAGGAATTGTTTCTGTGTTTCAGAGTTTCCTTCATCCAGCCACAGAGTGAAATCGCCACGAATTTCAGCAGATATTAATTTGTTGCCAGAGGGACCCATGGAAGCTTTTTTAAGAAAGCCGTCGGAGTATAATTTTTGACACTCTTGGGCGAGACTTGCACAGAATTCAGGAGCAAAGACCTCTGCTGAGAGAGCCCAGTTTTTTTCCGCCAATTTCTCGAAGGACTGTCTTAATGCTGAGAGATTGATTTGCTTCTGTTCCAAAGTGTTGCCATTCTATTCAGGTGAGGGATTGATGGCAAAGCGTTCTTTAAGTCGTCGCGAGTTTTTAAAAATTTCTGCGCTGAGTTCAAGCGGTCTGTTTGTGTCGAGTGCTTTGGGGGGCTGCGCAGGCCTTGATAGACTCTTTACCGGAGACAAGCGAAATCTTGACGGAGAAGTGGTCATCCTTGGGGCGGGCGCTGCAGGATTGGCGGCAGCTCACACTTTGAAAAAGAATAAAATTCCATTCAGATTATTTGAAGCCTCCTCGCGCGTCGGTGGACGGGTGCAAACAGTTTCAATGTTCCCAGGGGAGGAGCCCCTGGCGGAACTGGGTGCTGAGTTTTTCGAAGAGCACCATCGCACCGTGTTCGCGATGGCTAAAGAGTTCAGTTTGACTCCGTTAGAAATAAAAACTCGCAAAGGACTTGAATCGCATTATTTCCGCTTTGATGGGCAAAACTATCGCGTTCAAGACATCCAACCTCGTCTTAAAACTTTAGCGGCGCCTTTACGTCGCGTCCGTTCGGATTTATTCCGTGATCAAGAGGCGATTCTGACCTATCGCAACTCTCTGGTATATGATCGCGCCAGTTACTATGACACCCTGTCCTTAGAGGACTTGTTGAATTCGTGGAAGGGTGAAGTTCATCCCGTTATTCTGAAGCTGATTGAAAGCCAAGCTGTTTCTCGGTTTGGTGTAGATGCCGCTGATCAATCATCTTTGCATTTCTTGAGCACCCTGGATTCCGAGGGCAGCAGTTTGCTGACGGGTCGTAATATGTATCGTCTTGAGGGCGGACTTACGAATTTTATGCAAATGATGGCAGCCCGAGTGGCTGGTGTTTTGCCTGACCACAGTTTGAAAATGAATCATGCGTTGGTGGAGATTTCAGAAAAAGAGAGCGTGTTCACGCTCAACTTCCAAACTCCTCAAGGTCGTCAGCAGTATCAGACTCGCAATATCATCTGCACTTTGCCATTTTCAAAGTTGCGGGAAGTCCATAATATCGATTCTCTTTATTTCTCGGATGCAAAAAAAGAAGCGCTGTCCGGGTTGAATTACGCAAGTCACAGCAAAGGTGTCTTAGGGTTTGATTCCGCTTTTTGGAATAAGAAAAACAGTGTGCCCGCGAACCTTGGAAACTTCACGGGTGATTTCTTGTCGCAAAAGTTCTGGGATAGCACGCGGGAACAAAAAGGTACGAAGGCCTTGTTGACGTACTCTCGCGCAGGGAAATCGGGTTTGTCAGCCGGAGCGAGCGCCGAACAAGAAGCCCTTTTTGATTTGGGATTGTTCTACAAAGACGTGCCACAGAAAGCTGTGGCTCACCAAATGGTGAATTGGAAACAACGTCCCTGGGCCTTGGGTTCGATGGCTGTTTATAAAAAAGGACAGTACATGAAATTCAGGGGAGCAGCCGGGGAGGCAGAATACGGAGGGCGCTTTGTATTCGCTGGAGAACATACCAGCCTTAAATTCCCGGGCACCTTGAACGGTGCCCTTGAGACGGGAATCATGGCTGCAAATTCAATATCACTTTAATTCCACTGGCATCACAGCTTTGTCACCTTTAGAGCTTACGAAGCTGTCGACATCAGATTTATTGATGGCGCTGATCTTATTCGTCAAGCGGTTGCTTGTTGTGGGCATTCCTTGTGGAGCCGTGCCGTCAGCATTCACCCAAGAATAGTTCTGCTGTGGAGAAACCACGAACACCACAATGTTGTAAGAAGGACGGAAACCCTCTTTTTCAACCTGCACCTGTGGCAAAGTCACATTGTCGCCCGTGATATAAACGGTGCGAGATTCTTTAACTTGAGAAATGTTCAACTGGGATGCATCCGTGGAAATGAATGGACGTGATCCCACAGCGTACATCACTGTCAGATACTGACCTTTATAGTTTCCAAGTTTACTAACTTGGATTGATGGAACTGTTTCCAACTTAGCTGCTTTTGCAGATTTAGTGGAAAGGGAACCACTCATTAAACCTAAGCCAACGATCAAAGTCAGTGCATTGATGATAACAAGTTTTAACGATTTCATATTACTGAGCTCCTGCTTTCGCATAATCCAAATACATCACTAAATGTCCTTTTGGATCCATGACGACGCGATTTATATCTAATTTCAAACCCAAAATTTCTGGTGGAAGGGGAAGAGATCCTGGGATCGCTTCTTCTTTCGTTTTCCAACCAGCGCACTGTTCACGAAGTTTATCTTTGATACCTTCACGAACCTTGCCCTTCAGAAGCTTGCCTGCCAAAGAGAAGTACTTGTCGTCCATCGACATAGTGTCCACATCGATAGAATACAGTACAAGCTGCATGCCGCTCTTATCCGCCATTTGGCGTAATTTTGCAATGATATCGAAGTCGACAACGATTTTCTCTTTGAGGAAAATCGAGTCGGGCTTGTTTTCCACGGAGACGCGCAGTTTAACGAAGGTTTCAGTGTCCTTAAGTGGCATCGCAACTGGCGCTTTTACATAGTCAATCAAAGGAGCTGCCATCATTTTCAAAGTGGAACCATCTGACATCGCAATCTTTTCGAAATTACGGCGTTCGAAGGAAAGCTGCATAATACGATTGATTAAGCCACGATCCAGGCTCAATCCAATGTCATATCTTTCCTGGGGAACCAGTCCCCAAGTCACCTGACCACGGGATTTATCCTCGGAACGAGGTAGGCTGCGCGGATTAATAGGGTCCTCGGCATAAGCGCCCAGTTCAATATTCAGGGACTCTTTTAGCCCAATGTTTTGCAGACGCAGTCCCCATTTAAAATCCGGGCGCGTGTCATTGGGTTCTTTGCCGGGAGGCACCATATTTTGAACTTGGTCCAAATTACCTGACAAGAACTGTTTGGCTTTCTCGTTTAGCATTGCAGGAAGCTGCGTTCTGGCAAACTCACCCAAGTTTTCTCTCACAGTTGTTAAAATCTGCGGAGCTTGTTCCGTGAACAGCTTGTCGATTTCTTTATTGTTCAGCAAAAACTTTTTGCCGTTAATTTCGATTGCAAACTGCGGCACCAAAAGTTTTTTGTATTGCAAGGAAACAGGGATAGTATCCAGGTTGTTTTCAACCTCTAAAGCTTCAAATTCCAAAGCCCCATAGGCGTTCATGCGAAGATAAAATGGCAGGCGGATTTTAAGTGGGTTTTTATTGTCACCCGCAGTCAGGCTGACTCCTTCCGCGCCGAACTGGCCGAGGAAAGCATTGTTGAAGTCCCAAACTTTGACGGAGTTTGTTCCCAGAGTTAGATGCTTAATCTCAAGCTCAATCGCTAAGATCGCGCCTTCACGCTTGCCTAATTTTTCCATCAATTTTTGATCCGTCACTAAAGAGAAACGGGAAAACTTAGCCACGTACCCTGATTCACCAATTTCGATAGTTGGACGGTGCTCGTTCAAAGAAAAGCCCACAAGCCATTTCGTTAAAAGCTCGCGAACGTTTTTATACATTTTAACTTCTTCAGGATGATCCTTCGAATAATCATCTGGATTAATAGGCTTTTCGAAAGTGTAGGACAATGCTGGGAAATACCCCTCGTCGATATTCACCCCTAAGTTGCCAAGGATTTTCCCAAGCTCAGTATCAAAGTACTTCATCCCACGAGTCGTGACATGCACTTGCACGGCTTTATTCAGCAAATGCTCCTGGGTCATGTAAGGGTCTGCATCCATCGCGTGAACGGGCAGTGCGGTAGATAAACCCAGCACTACAGGGAGTAATAATTTATGAGTCTGTCGAAGCACGGGAACCTCATAGTTTAAGAGATGCCTCTGCCAGTGCAAGGATGGGTCCATATCAAATCAAATATGTCGTGTCTCTAAGGACACTAAGGGTGTCTTTGCTGTCTAGTCACTGCACAGGTCGGAAATTCCTACAAAAGTAAGTGAGTCGCCGCTTCTACCTTGCCACATGTTCATTGTTTTCACCCAGGACATGGAGAAAATGCCATGACGAGTGTTTATTCCAACACATTTTGAAAATGCTAACGTGTATGTGGGACGAATATGCGGTGAGGTTGTTTCGCACAGGAATCATCCTTTGCAAACACAAGGAGACTCAGTGGAAAACAACATGGACCGCAATCAGAATCAAAATCAAAGCAATCAATCTGGCTCTAGACAATCTGGCCAGGGATCGCAAGATCAAAGCCAAAATCAACGTCAAGGTTCAGGCGACAGACAGTCCAACAGTGGGGGACAGCAAAATCGCAATTCAAATCAGTCATCCGGATCAAAAGAGTCGCGCAACGCCAGTTCCATTACGAGCGATGACACTGAGGATCTTCGTAATGAAGATCAATTTGACGAGCAAGAAGACAGTTCTGCAAATGAAGGTCGTGAGAATCGCGCAAATCGCGAGAGCCGTATTTAATTTCGCAAAAAAAAGCCCTGCGATTGCAGGGCTTTGGTGGTTTCAAAATTTATATTTTAGAACGCCCAACCGTAACCGGCGCGAATCATCATTTGAGAGGCGCTGGACGTGTTGTTATCTGGGAACATGGCATAGTCCAACTGGATAGGAACATAGGTGCGTTTATCCAGGTGCCAATCTACTCCCAAAGAACCTACGATCGTTTGGTTTGTTGTGATTTTTGCTGTATCCAGAACGTTGGAAGATTTTTGCATTGCGAATAGGAAGCCCAAGCCGCCACCCGCAGAGAATTCCAAAGAAGTTGTTCTATAAAAAGAGTAGCGGATCAAAGCATTCATACCTAAGTAACCAATGTCAGCTGTACATTTCATACCTGACGTACATGAGCCACCCGAAAACCCAGAGGAAGCCGTACCTGTTACATTCAATGTTTCGTAACCAACCAGGATTTTAACGCTGATGTTTTTATCTAAGTATGTTTGATAGTAACCATCCAAGTTAAAGCTTGAACCAGTCATAGTCATTGATCCAGTAGATGACTTAACATTCATCGAGCTATTAACCATACCGGCCATCAGACCCCAGGATTTTTTAGAGCCGGAAGCTTTTCCACGAGATTTATTCACTTCGCTTGGCGCCGCACTCATGCGACCTTGGAAGCGTTGAAGAGAGTTACCTGCAGCTACATTTCCTTTAGAAACCGTAGCGATAGCTCGGCCACCTTGAACTTTAGATACTTGCAAAAGACCGCGCTTTTTACCACTGCCGTCGATGACAAAATACTGATCACCAACGAGTGCTGTATCGCCCTCAAGATCAATAAGTGCTTTGCCGCCGGATACTTTAGTAACCTTTGCTGCGTTCGCGGTGATGGACAGGCCTAGTAATATCAAAGTTGCAATCAGTGTTTTCATACGAATCCTATCGACACAAATCGAGAAAATCTTAATCCAAAAGACCAAGTTTGAAACATCGTCTCATTGTGAGATTCTCGCAGAGTTTCTATACAAAAAAACTGAAAATCGCCGAAACTGGATTGGGCCATTTGAAGTCATTTTTGAGGTCGCCGGTCTTGAATACGTAAATGGTAAGTCAGGCCAAACAATAAGTTCGTCACTTTACTTTGGAATTATAGAAAGCCAAGGTGGCGGAACGAAAAATTATGCCAGACGATGGTGGGACAGTGAGTGCATCTCAGCAACAAGCTGTGTATGATTGGATTGCTGGTATTCAGTAAGATAAAACCATGGGGGAAATGGAATGAAATTGGTTATTGCAGCAGCATTGGTTACTTTGGGTGTGTCTAGCGCGTTTGCTCAGTCTGTCGTATTCGACGTGACTTTGAATCCGATGGGAGACTTCAAAGCAAAAACAAATCAGATCAAAGGTTCAGCAGTTTTGAAGGGCGACACAGTCACAGCTCAAAATATCGTTGTGAATATGAAGTCCTTGAAAACCGGTGTTGATCTTCGAGATAAGCACACTCAAAAATATCTTGAGACTGATAAATACCCAACAGCGACTTTGATCTCTGCGATCGGTAAAGGTGGCAAGGGTAAAGCTAAAATCAAAATCAAAGATAAAACGATCGAAGCAAACGGCACTTATAAAATCGAAGGCAGTTTGCTAAAAGCAGAATTCATCGTTAAAGCATCTGATATCAATATCAAAGATGTTAACTATATGGGCGTAGGAACTGAAGATGACGTGAAAGTTCACGTTGAAGTTCCAGTTTCTAAATAATCTGATGAGAAATCAAAAAAAATCCCGGAAAGACCTTCCGGGATTTTTTATTTTAGTAGCGATAGTTGACGCCAATTTTCCAAAGATAGGCACCCTCATCAATCGGACCAATTGCTTGGTAAAAATCCCAAGCCTTGAAAATTCTTAAGTTCATATCTGCTAAGACCGCCACATTATATTTTTCGCCTGCCGCTGCTTCCACGCCGTTGCCGGATGGCAAATCAATGTTACGCATATAGATCATTGCTGTTCCACCCACATTCACCTTGTTCGTCAGACGCCAAAACAGACGAGGAGTGATGGCCAGCATGCTGAAATTTTGCCGCTCGACTTTTAAGTCATTGCTAAATGGACCTGCATTCGCGCGACCCGCAGCCAGCAGCGCTCCGGCGCTCCAACCCCAGCGCATATAGTGAATCTCTTTCTGCAGTTGCAGACCAATTCCGTTGAAGTTCATGTTTGAAGATGTGGTGACGCCCAGTTGGCTCACCGTCATATTTTCATTCCACTGCAATGATGTAAGCCCCACAGCCCACGAGGTAACCGTCACTGGCGGCAAACGTTTGGCGCGGGGGCGCGCAATACTTGTTCCTTCCGTCGATTCCGAAGGCTCTGTTTCCTGACCATCGTTTTGAACGGCCTGTTCAAAGGCATCATCAGAGTCTGGATCAATAGTCACCGTTTCCTCAAACGTGATATCGGAATCGGAAGTCGTCGCGTCCTGTGCTTGTTGAGCGGCGGACGTTGCAGTCATCATCATCACTAAGCAAAATAATAGGGACGTATTCAATGTTATCATTCCGCTCTCCTAGTATGACACGTGCACTTGTGTTTGAAGGGCCCACGAATCGTCAACACCTGCTCCGTCTAAATTGGTCTTACCGTTGCTAAGACTTGCGCGGAACTCTGTTCGAGGTAGTGGAAAGGCTAAAAGACCAAAGGTGTATTTTAAATTCTCTGAAGAAGATTTTTGAATGTCGTCTTTAGAGTGTTCAATTGTTGTTAAAACATTATAACCACGAGTGATGGCTACCATTGATTGCACCCATGCATATGAACCCAGTTGTGGGTCAAGATTGGTTCCCTTGCGAGTTTGCTCTTTCAATCCAGCCTCTGCCAAAACAGATGTTCCTTTGGAAAGTCCCATGCGAGTCATAACCCCCGCAAGTCGCCAACGAGTTTGATCCGATTCCGAGGCCAGAACCGAGCCACCAACTTTGAATTTTTCATAGACTTGGTATTCGCCGGTGACAGCCACACCTTGCTGGCGCTTTTCAGAAACCGTGTAAACGCTGCCAAAGAAGGGATTTACTGCAATATCCCAAACTGGATAAGTGAAGTGCGCCATGACTCCCAAAGACTGTCCGTATTGATTGAGTCCCACATCAGAAGCCGGGAAGCGATTTACCGCTGTATGATCCACATTGCGAATGCCGTAGGCCTTATCCATCTGTCCTGCGTACCACCAAAGATTATTGCTTTGTTTGATGCGCACATAAAACTCTTTCGCATAGATGGACCATTTGTCGATCGTCGTTTCTGGAACGTCAAAGTCAGCATAGGAAGCCGTCGTAATTAACGAGACATTTTGTTTTTTATCAAAAAAGAAATTCAAATTGAAATCGCGCTGCATATTCACCCATTTGTTCACTTCGTTGGAACCATTTGGGTTCTGTTGAAAATAAAGACCGCGATATTTAATCCCCGGGCGAAAGAACCACGGCATTTGTTGAGTGACTAAAAATCCAGAGGCATTGCCGATGGTTTCTTCTTCCATGCTGTCAGGAAAAACGGCGCGGGAGGTGATCTCGGTTGCAAACAAGGCGCGACCGTAATCATTCAAGGCTCCACCGCCTAAGCCGTTATAGTGGCAGGTGATACATGAGGAGTAACCGTACCCAATGAAGTCGGGATATGCCACGGACTGTTTTGATACTATAAGAACGCCAATAAAGATGAGGATATTCAGTAGTTGTCTCACAGCTAAACAGTCTATTTGGAACACTCTGGGTTGCAAGAAAAAAACTGTATTCTCACATTCGTCAAACCGATAAGTTAGCCATGAGAAGAATTGCGGGAATTACACACGGTCCTTGGGTGATTGTGCCAGCGGCATTTACATTGATGGTTATTCCAGTCATGGATTTTACGACGATGCATACGGGGAGCACAGTCCCTCTTGAGATCATCGGTTGGTTGGTGGTGTTTGCCGCAGGAATTAGCTTTCTGATTCGTCATAAGCTTTTATGGCTGATTGGCCTTGTTCTGTGCGCTCTTTTTCTTGCCATCAATCTCTCTCATTTAATGTTTTTCCAAGAACCGCCACTGGCTACGGAGGCGATGGCCTTCAAAGTAGTTAGCTCGGTTGTGGTTGCTGGTGTTGCTTGGTTGTACTTTGCCAGATCTCCAGATTTGGATCGTCGCCAGCACTGGGTGGGACAGACGGCTCATCGCTTTTATGTCGATACCCCTGTTGTTTTGGGGGGCACAGAGGCATGTAAAACCGTGGACCTATCTTATACGGGAGCCCGTATTACGGTGCTTCAAGCCCGCGATAAATTCAAAGTAGGGCAAAGGGTTTCGGTGGAGATCCCCGATATTGATAGTTTGCTTTGCCAGGGCAAAATTATTGCCGTTTCGTTCAATGAGATTCGGGTCCATTTTGTAGATACCTCTGACCGTGAACAAGAGCTGATTCGTCAGTGGCTGAACAGTCAAAATTTGCAAGGTGTTTAAG is a window of Bdellovibrio sp. SKB1291214 DNA encoding:
- a CDS encoding DUF2785 domain-containing protein; its protein translation is MLRQTHKLLLPVVLGLSTALPVHAMDADPYMTQEHLLNKAVQVHVTTRGMKYFDTELGKILGNLGVNIDEGYFPALSYTFEKPINPDDYSKDHPEEVKMYKNVRELLTKWLVGFSLNEHRPTIEIGESGYVAKFSRFSLVTDQKLMEKLGKREGAILAIELEIKHLTLGTNSVKVWDFNNAFLGQFGAEGVSLTAGDNKNPLKIRLPFYLRMNAYGALEFEALEVENNLDTIPVSLQYKKLLVPQFAIEINGKKFLLNNKEIDKLFTEQAPQILTTVRENLGEFARTQLPAMLNEKAKQFLSGNLDQVQNMVPPGKEPNDTRPDFKWGLRLQNIGLKESLNIELGAYAEDPINPRSLPRSEDKSRGQVTWGLVPQERYDIGLSLDRGLINRIMQLSFERRNFEKIAMSDGSTLKMMAAPLIDYVKAPVAMPLKDTETFVKLRVSVENKPDSIFLKEKIVVDFDIIAKLRQMADKSGMQLVLYSIDVDTMSMDDKYFSLAGKLLKGKVREGIKDKLREQCAGWKTKEEAIPGSLPLPPEILGLKLDINRVVMDPKGHLVMYLDYAKAGAQ
- a CDS encoding PilZ domain-containing protein, yielding MRRIAGITHGPWVIVPAAFTLMVIPVMDFTTMHTGSTVPLEIIGWLVVFAAGISFLIRHKLLWLIGLVLCALFLAINLSHLMFFQEPPLATEAMAFKVVSSVVVAGVAWLYFARSPDLDRRQHWVGQTAHRFYVDTPVVLGGTEACKTVDLSYTGARITVLQARDKFKVGQRVSVEIPDIDSLLCQGKIIAVSFNEIRVHFVDTSDREQELIRQWLNSQNLQGV
- a CDS encoding 2OG-Fe(II) oxygenase, whose translation is MEQKQINLSALRQSFEKLAEKNWALSAEVFAPEFCASLAQECQKLYSDGFLKKASMGPSGNKLISAEIRGDFTLWLDEGNSETQKQFLQSLNVIREELNQFFFMGLKRVESHFAFYPPEAGYDKHIDNPRGASHRKITFVLYLNEAWQKEHGGELSLYNPENPEEMIARVEPRLGQLIFFRSDLFPHQVEKSFNPGLSLTGWFRDDAL
- a CDS encoding flavin monoamine oxidase family protein; amino-acid sequence: MAKRSLSRREFLKISALSSSGLFVSSALGGCAGLDRLFTGDKRNLDGEVVILGAGAAGLAAAHTLKKNKIPFRLFEASSRVGGRVQTVSMFPGEEPLAELGAEFFEEHHRTVFAMAKEFSLTPLEIKTRKGLESHYFRFDGQNYRVQDIQPRLKTLAAPLRRVRSDLFRDQEAILTYRNSLVYDRASYYDTLSLEDLLNSWKGEVHPVILKLIESQAVSRFGVDAADQSSLHFLSTLDSEGSSLLTGRNMYRLEGGLTNFMQMMAARVAGVLPDHSLKMNHALVEISEKESVFTLNFQTPQGRQQYQTRNIICTLPFSKLREVHNIDSLYFSDAKKEALSGLNYASHSKGVLGFDSAFWNKKNSVPANLGNFTGDFLSQKFWDSTREQKGTKALLTYSRAGKSGLSAGASAEQEALFDLGLFYKDVPQKAVAHQMVNWKQRPWALGSMAVYKKGQYMKFRGAAGEAEYGGRFVFAGEHTSLKFPGTLNGALETGIMAANSISL
- a CDS encoding YceI family protein, with translation MKLVIAAALVTLGVSSAFAQSVVFDVTLNPMGDFKAKTNQIKGSAVLKGDTVTAQNIVVNMKSLKTGVDLRDKHTQKYLETDKYPTATLISAIGKGGKGKAKIKIKDKTIEANGTYKIEGSLLKAEFIVKASDINIKDVNYMGVGTEDDVKVHVEVPVSK